In Bacillus thuringiensis, the DNA window ACAGGAAAACGATTGTTATATGTAAGGAGATTCCGAAAAAAATATTTTATTGAGTTAGAAGTGAGAGAAGGATGAGTGAAAATGGGATCTCCTATAGATTAAATCTTTTTTATTCTTTTCTCCAATAAACGCCAAATACATCAATTTTAGTAATAGGGGCTTTTAAATTTCGTTGATTTCTAAAGTCTGTCACAGCCTCAGCGCATGACGGTAGCCCGTAGTCATCGATAATTATATAGCCACCTTTAGAAACTTTATCATATAAGTTCACGAGACCATCCATGGTGGATTCGTACATATCACCATCAAGCCGTGCAATTGCTATTTTTTCAATTGGTGCTGTTGGTAAAGTATCTTTAAACCATCCTTGTAAAAATTTCACTTGATCATTTAGTAAATCATATTTTTTAAAATTCTCTTGTACTTGTTCTAAAGAGACGCGTAAGTAATCGAATGTGTGTAAATAATCACCGTAATCTTTTGGATATTGTTCTAGATTCGGTGCTGGCAAACCTTCAAATGAATCTGCAACCCAAACATTACGATTCGTAATGTTATTTGCTTGTAAAAAACCATTCATAAAAATGCACGATCCCCCGCGCCATACACCTGTTTCAATAAAGTCACCCTCTATATTTTCACGAACAACGCTTTCCATTGCCTCTTGTAATTGGTTCATACGTTCTCGACCAATCATGCTATGTGCTGCTCTTGGCCAATCCATTCCATCATGACGTTCATTTTTTAAAACATTTGGTTTTACAATTTTTAAGTTATGGCTTTCGGCATATTGCTTAATGAATAAAGGGAGGGGGACTGTAACTGGTTCGAATTCTAGTTCTTTCGAAATATGTAGAGATGCGGGTAAGTATGCCTCGTATTCTAACCATATTTCAAATAAAATTGTCTTCTTTAGCAATTCGAGATAAAGCTGAATAGCAGATTTACTTTCCATATTTGTGCCTCCTGCAAAATGTCATACAACAATATGATTATGTAGATAGCGAATGTTTCATGATTGAATTTGAAATTGAAAAAGCAGTAAAACTG includes these proteins:
- a CDS encoding TylF/MycF family methyltransferase; the encoded protein is MESKSAIQLYLELLKKTILFEIWLEYEAYLPASLHISKELEFEPVTVPLPLFIKQYAESHNLKIVKPNVLKNERHDGMDWPRAAHSMIGRERMNQLQEAMESVVRENIEGDFIETGVWRGGSCIFMNGFLQANNITNRNVWVADSFEGLPAPNLEQYPKDYGDYLHTFDYLRVSLEQVQENFKKYDLLNDQVKFLQGWFKDTLPTAPIEKIAIARLDGDMYESTMDGLVNLYDKVSKGGYIIIDDYGLPSCAEAVTDFRNQRNLKAPITKIDVFGVYWRKE